A segment of the Agarivorans albus genome:
AAGGACGTTGAATAACCGTTTGAATAGCGACCATGCGGTTACTATTCGCATTAACAAATTTGTTGAAAGAGGACAGATAATCTTCAGGTTTCTGGCCACTACCGTAACCTGTAGATGTGCCCGTTACTTCATCACCATGAGTGGAAATAACCACTTTATTGTTGCCACCTGTACCTTTAACTCTCATATCAAGTAGCTCGCCTAAGCCAGGGTTATTAACAAACCAATCTGCAACGTCTTGGAGTTTCATTTTTTTAATTTCTTGAGCGAACTCTTTCGGTGGCTTACCAACTATGCGCTCAAAATGTGAGTGCTGGTTATGTGAAAGGTAATTCTTTTTACTTTGAAGTTTGGCAAGAAACTGATCTTTAGCGAGTTGCTGCAATTTAGGATCTGGGCTGTCTTTTATCTCACTTTCAAGTTCAGTAAAGGTAATATCAACCTTGGTAACAACGGGTTTCATGCTATTAACTTTTTCAAGCTGCTTGTAGATATCTACAGCATCAAAAATACGGAAACGTTCTTTAGAAATCTCATCACAACGACGAGTTGCACGACCAAGCATTTGTTCAAACAAGATACGGCTGTTCACTCGGCGTAAAAATACTAGATTACATATACGTGGGACATCGACCCCTGTTGTGAGCAAATCTACTGTAACCGCTATATTAGGGAGCCTATCGTTTTTGTATCGACGGATTTTTTCGAGTGGCTTGTCTGATGCACCTGTGATTTTTTGAATGGCATCATCATCGACTTCACCTAGGTAGTTTTCACACGCTTCTTTCAACGCTTCAACTACGTCATCTGCGTGTTTATCGGTAACACAAAATATTAAGGATTTCTCTTCAGAATATGGATTTAAAGAATCACTTTCGATCAACCAGCGACATATTTCTTTCGTGAACTCAGGTGCTATGACCTTACGGTTAAACTGTGCAACATCAAAGTTTAATTCATCAGGTGTATTGATTAAGTCAAGTTGATGGGTTTGAGGGTCATACACTTGAACTTCTTCGTTAACCTGATATTTAATCCCATCCGTATTGAGCTTGGTATGGATTCGTGTTGGTGGAAGATGGTCCACTAGGTGCCCATCGATAACGGCTTCTGTATATGTGTAAGTAAAAACAGGATCACCAAAGATATCTTTCGTGTGTAGTGCTGGGGTTGCCGTTAATCCAACTTTGAATGCATCAAAATATTCAATTACGGCTCGATATTTTGACATATAGTCTTTTTGATCGCGGAACTTAACTTCTGTTTCACTTAGTTCTCGGTCAAGTAAATAGCCTCTATGGCATTCATCTACAACAATACAGTCATACTGCCCTACACCCGGCTTAGCGCCATTATCTGATGGGTACATGATACGCTTTACCAATCCTTGAACGGTTGCTATATGAACTTTCGTATCATCTTCTGGGAATGGTACCGCTGATTTATCTGGCTCAATGCCCAATACTTCAAATGTATCAGCAAATGAGTTGGTAATGCTTTCCATTTTCACTTCGCCAAAATCGACAGTCGCTTGCTCACCTAATGCACTTCGGTCAACGAGAAATAGGATGCGGCGAAATCTTTCGGCTTTTAGTAAGCGGTAAACAAGCGCTATACAGGTTTTAGTTTTACCTGTACCCGTTGCCATAGCAACCATTGCTCTTTCTTTGCCATCTTTAATAGACTTCTCAACACTTAGAATCGCTTTTTTTTGGTAATCACGAAGTTTTAACTCGTAATCAAATCCCATGTCATCGAGTTCAGCATTTGCTTGTTGAGGTGTTTGACGTAAATAGGTTCTAATTTCTTGAGGCGAATACCAGCCTTTAAGTGCTTTACGGCGGTTGGACTTGTCACGCACATCTAAAAACCAGATACCACTTTCTTGCTCTAATTGCTTTAAGTAAGCCCGACCATTAGTGGCAAAAGTAAGGGGGGCATTAAATTCACCGTATTGTGTGACTTCTACATTTACTGGTAGGTCTTCAATCCCTTTTGCATAACGCTTCGCTTGGTCGATAGCACCGTAGACATTTTTAGCATTCTTCTTTGCTTCTATAACCCCTACGAGAGTCATACCGATAAATAGTGCATAGTCGGCTGGACCTGATGCTGTTGGCCATTCAGAGATTGCTTTGTTTTTATTTGGCTCTGGTTTTGAACCAGGGATTCTTTTTCCATTAACAATTCTGTCAGCATGCCTGATATTTACAGTATCGGCTTCCCAACCAGCATCAACTAGTTGTTGATCTATGATGACACGAGTTTCCGCTTCATCCATCTCAAATAGAGATTTTTCAATACGTTTAAGTTCTGCGGCTTGTTCTTCTTTCGGCTTAGCTTGGAACGACTTTATGTATTCTTTATTTGCAGCCTCTGCTGCGGATTTGTACTGTGCGGCTTCTTTTTCATTTTCTAGCGCTATTTGCTCCCAAACGGCTTTATCTTCGGCCATTTGCTCTGCACGCTCTCGCTCAGCAACAGCCTTTTCAGACTCAATGTGTCTCAGTTCTTCGGCTGTTTTTATACGTTCAGAGCTACGTTGAGATTCTGTTTTTAATTGTTCTACTTGTTCTTCTAGCAAACGTACATATTCTGAAGGATCTTGTGGTTTTACAAATTTCTTTATCTTAAAACCTTTGGCTGCATTGCCACCAAAAGTTATATGGAACCACATTGACAAAGCATGCCCGACCATTATTGCTTTTAACGCATCACGGTGACTAGTACTGTCAAAATTATGGGTGGCGGTGTTACCTAGCTTTCGAATTGTGTGAAAAGCATCTCGAACGTTATCATCTAAACGTAAGTTGTAATCGAGGTCTCGAAGAAGGTCGACTTGTTTTACGTTACTACCTGCCTCAACACCTATACGAGCAGCGATTGATTGCGCTATAGCCTCACCTAGTTGTCGTATCTTTATAAGCGAAGTATTAGGATCGGAAGAAAAGTTGAGTTCAGCACTTTCGGCCAATTTAAATAACCAATCTTGATGTTTTTTTAAAAAATCGAAATTACTTACTTGTTCCATAACCTTTCCTTAGTATGCTTCGAAGAACTCTTCATCAATTTTCTTGAGCTTTAGAACTTGCTCATCTCGGCTACCAATGTTGTAGCGCAGCATCAGTTTTGCTAACTCTTTACCGTTGATAAGCACTATACGCATACTGGTAAGGCCTGAGAATTCTAGACAAATAACATTCGAAAACAAAATTACATTTCAGCTAAAGGCCTACGTTTACTATGAAAGTTGGCAATTTTTGGTTTAAAGTGATAGACACGCCCGTTTTCATTCAACCGAGATGTAAGCTGTAGAGCATCATTTACAGAATATTCGAAATGCTCAACAAGAGTACCAAATATGTGATAAAACTCATTTCGCATATCTGTAGCAAAAATTCCTGGATCATCAGATCCCAAAGCAATCAACATCGGAGAATCATCTTTAATTACTCTAGCTGGAACCCCGAGCCACCTAAAAAGATGGTGTTCCTTAATAGAGTTGTAATGACTAATCCTGACGTTGCTGGTAGGTAAAGTTTCAAGAACAATATGTTTCTCTGTAACAACTTTCTGTACATATTGCTGCGCCTCTAAGAGCTCTTTATAAGAGAACATCGATAGAGGAATTTCAACTCGTTCGCTGTATTTGTCTAGCACTCTGTAATCGAACCAACGCTTATAAAGAAGATTCTGCACTGAGCTACTCACTCTCTGAGCTAATAAGTATTCCTTTTGCTGGTAACCAAAGAGATTAGTAAAAGAGTCCTGATTTTCTCGAATAGCCTTAACAATTGAAGGCTCCAAGTTACGGTAGTCAAAAAAACTATTTAGATCAGATAGAGTGAAGTTATCAACAAAAATATCCGATGCTGTAGCAAGAATTCGAGCTTCCAATTTAGCTAGAGGAAGAGCACTGGTAGGGTCGGATAGAGCTATCTTTCTTAGGAACAATAAATCTTCAAGGTACTGACCTCGTGGCAAAAATAATTGTTCTGGCATCAAATCTAACCAATACTGGGGATCAATACCTATCGCTGTTGCATGACCGAGCCTATCTCCTGCTGTCAACTCTAAGAAAGTAATTGCTTCATATATTGCTCGAATGCCACTCAGCAAATGTTCAAAGTCTTCTCCTACATGATAAGTAGCATTGGACAAACCCTGTGACCTACATCTACGATAAAGTGGAGCAAAAACTTCGGGAGGGGCTTCCAACTCATTCGCTGCTGCATCGATTCCCGTAATAATCTCTCTTAAGCTAGTGAATTTATTCAGTAGATCAAACAAAACCTCACTATTGTTGCTAAGTGTTTGCCTCAAAAAGCTATAGTGGGACTCTTTTTTTGGATCAGAGGGTAGTTTTATGAAGTGAGCGACTAATTTTAAGGAAGGTCTTTGATATTTCGACACTTCCAAAGCAAGGCTATTAAGGTCTCTGCCATATTTGACGCTATCAGCTTCAGTTTCCCCATTTGCATAGGTAATGAAACCACGTAAAACAGCACCTACCAAAGCTTCATTTTTTTCTAGTGATTTTTTGGGTGCGAACCTACCCTCTAAAACTAATAAATCAGGTCTTCCTGCTAAATTAGGACCATGAAGTTGATAAAACCTCTGCATGTAGCTTTTTTCATAACTTTCCCTAACGCCATTGTCAGCAAATTTCTGAAATTGTTCAAAACCAAACTGATCATCACGTTGTACCATGAGCCTTTGAAAGTTATTCATACAAAGCAAATAGGTTAAATAACAGTAATCTAAGCAAATGTTTGAGTTTTCTTTCAACTCTCTTTGCACAGCGATATGCAACTCTATCTCTGCAAGATGAGTCCAGCGACAGTTAAATTGTTTTTCTTCTAGTAACCAGCCAGATGTATCGACATCGGCTCTATCGTGATCTAAGAAATCAGCTAAAGATTGCTTGAACTCGGAAAGTTGTGTGCTGCCTCTAACCCAAGCAATAAGGAGCCTTCTAACATATCGTGCAGTCAACAATAGCTTTCCGTACTTGTAAGGATCATCGAGCTCTGGGCAGCAACTATAGAGCAACTGTACCCGGGGCTTAACGTACTCTTCCGCCAAATCAGATATGACCTTTTGAGGATTGGACATAGCGAAATTCCACATACTTTCAAGAGAGCTAGTGCCATTTAAGTGAATGTGCGTATCGTTTAATCCATTTTGCTCAATATAGTCCTCAACACTTGGATGAAATGGCGACAGCAGGCATCTATATCCTAGTTGAGATTCTAACCATTGATAGCGTTCAACAGAACTATAACTTCCGTCTACCGCTTTTGCTAATTGATATGCAATCACTGGTAACCCTGATTGATTAGCAATCCATGTTTGCCATTCATCAAACTTTTTGAGCTTAACCGCTAATTTTCCAGATGGTTCAAAATGATATCTTGCAACTTGACCAAGTAATGCTCTAGTTAAAGAACCTGATTCTTGTTGTCTTTTATCTAGTTGGAGCCAATGTGTATTAAACAATTGATCTCCGTGCTGTAGATATCTGCGATGCCACCCCGCATACGCAATTTTTTTTATTTCATTACGATCTAGGTCTGCCTGACCTTTAAGCAATAGTGGAAGTTGCTCAACAAGCCATTTGTATAGCCGAGGTTCTGAAAGAAGATAAGGATTAATAAACATCACAGGCCTTAATTTACAAAGAAGCCAACGATAGGCAATCCTGATATTTTCAGGCGTTCTGGTTTTGAAACAGAAGTAAATTGCTTGAATGATTCCACTTCTTCCGGAGCAAGAAGTTTGCCTACTATAGCTTTAAGCTCATCGTCTCCCAAAAATGGCCAAAGTAGAGGACAAGATATAAGTGTCATAGTAACTGGCATTTTAGAATCATCAGATTTATAGCTTACGAACTCGTTAAGGTTCTTTGCTAGCTCTCTCGAAGAGGTGTCAACATTACGGGCTTTACTCATTGCCTTATAAACGGCTTGATTGTAATCGTAGCCGTATCTCGACTCTTCAATGAGGGATGCATTGATAATTGCCCATACGTATCGTGATAAAACAATCCCTAATACAACATCTCCACGACCAACGCTGTACTCAACTTTGTTACGAGCTGACTCCGATACTTGGTTCAAGCAATAATGTAAACGAGTCCAAATTTTGCCTAATAGTAACGAAGATAGCCTGTGTTGACCGCTATATTTAGATACCCAACGTTGCAACGCATTACTTAGTATTTTGTCATTACTCTGGTTTTGGTTTTGGTTTTGGTCTAGGGCTGAAACAGAATCGATTTCATCTACATTATATTCATCGCCTTTTTTACCCTTATCGAAAAAGCTGGGGTAAGAGTAAGTAGGAATAGTACATAACTTATCAACATCAGTATGTTCTTGAGTAAGTAGCTCAGCAATCCCGGCTAAAAGGCGATATGCAGAGATATAGTCTCGCCCTTCACTCCCAATTTGAGCTCGATGAGAAGCCACCAATAACATCTTAGCAGCTACGTAATCTGATAAGTCCTCAAAGGTATGATGGTCAGAAATCAATCGCTCCAACTTTGTTAATCTTTCGTTAGGAGCGATTACTTCGACAAAAAAATTCTCATTAAACTTCGAAGGCTTTCCTCTTACCGTGCGAACGATCCCTGAGGCAATTGCTTTCTTACCTTGTTCTTCAGGAATAACTAAAGGGCCTAAATGGGCAGCAAAACTAGAAATGTTCTCGAAGCGATTTAGACCTATATAATCTATATAATCTTGCTCAGAAGCCTCAGTAGCGAGGCGATCAGATACAAAGTTCATGTATATGTTTGAGCTAGCTCCACATAAAAGCATCGTTTTAATAGCTTCTGAGATGCTCGAATCAATAGAAGAAGTAAACTGAGAGGCGATGCAAGCCGATAGATAGAGTTTTGCGGTGTTGTAATCATTTTGTGCATAACCACTATCAGGTCTGACATAGAACCCCGTTTCCAGCTCTCCATGCCTATGAAGCAATTTAAACATTTCATAGCTGATAGTATGGCCATCGGTCGTAGTCTGACTAAGGCTTTCGGTGTCAATTTCTAGTTTAACTAAGGACCCTACAAAGCTATGATAAAGAGCTGATTTTAGTGTTACAGGAGAATACATAATCTTCTTCTCTGGGCCAATCATGTCAAACTCAATCATCGTTTTAAGCAATTGAAAAACCGTTCTTACTGGCAGACTCAATACAAAATCCAAGTGTGATTTAAGGTAGTCTGCCGGAGTATTTAAGGCTTCACTAAAGATCTTTTTGCAAAGCTCTTTTACTTCTACTTTTTCAAATGAGGTTGAAGAAGAATAAGTAATGTTCACGGTGTGTAACTCCGCAACTTCACTTATTTTTTTCAAATTGACCCGTTGTTCAACAGGTAGAACCTTAGCCAAGTATTGCTGTTCTAAGTGATCTACATGTTGCTTCGTTGTACCATCGTCACCTCCAGAGTCTTTTAAACTTAACTCCTGATATTTAGCTCTTCTTACGATATGGCTATAGAGCTTTAGATCCCCAGTCAATACCACTACTAATCGAGGGTGAGTAAGATAACAACGAATTACTTCTAGCACTTCGTGAGCTTTCTTAGTGTCAGTGTCAACATCATCAATAGCTATGAAGAATAACTCTGAATCAAGGATATCTGCCATAACATCCACTAAAGCATGAATGCTATGTTCTAATTGGATACCGCTGCTAGACTGGTCGATAGCTTTACTCAGAAACCAAGAAGAATCATATTGAGAAGATGTCACTTTTCCACTGAGAAGTTGCACACCTTCAGCTAGAGCATCAAGTTTCGAACGAAACCTTTCAAACTTGTCTGAGTCACAGCAATGACTTAAGCTGGTTTTCACTAGCGATGTGAACTTGGCAATTATATCGACTAGTATGTGCTGCTGTGTGGAAACAAGTGTAGGATCGATTAAAGGCAACGGAATAGCATTTATTGCTTTCGTATCCTCTTTTCTTTGGTAGCGCTCTATCAAAGAATGCAAGTAAGTGGTTTTACCTGCCCCACGTTCACCATGGATAAAGATGGTGTTATTACACCTTCTAAGAGGCTTTAAATAGTTATAACTCTCGCCTTCTCTGCTCTCCTCTTTAGCGCCTTCCTGCATAGAGAGTAGTAGCCTATCCATTTGTTTATTTGCGTCTTGTTGTAACAACTGCTCTTTTTTGATTCTGACTCCGCCAACAAGTGTGCTTAGGTCAATAGTGATATCAGACATTGAATTACTCTTATTTTGATGTAGTGGTCAAGTAAAACTGGCCACGGTTTTATAGTTTTTCCAGTACAACTCTTCAGACAGAGGAGTAGAGTTAGGCGTCTCGGTAATCCGGTCTACCGGCGTTAGCTTCTTTAAACGAGTTGTGTTTGTATTCAGCTCGCGATAGATCACCATAGTCAAAAGTGAAAAAGGTCGCACGTATGTACGACCTTCAAACTAGGGTCGGTATTACACCCTACAAATAACTACTATTGCGTCACCAATACTTCCCATCTCAAAAGAATCGGCAGTTATACTTACCTCGTAATACCTCAGTTAAGCTTCACAGCGCGAATGGGGGTCAGATCATAAGGTGTACACGGTAGATACTCTCAATCACCTCGCCAAGACTATCACTTAATCTAGCAAAAATTAGTAAACTCCAGCACAGTTGATACTCCACAAAAAAGTATCATTGTAGGGCGCTTTTTTTCAAAAATTTGGCCAAAGTAACCTCCTTGAGTGCCATCTTGATATGGCGCTACAGATATTTATATCAGTGATATGTATTTGTTTCAAATTAACTTCTGTCCATAGTCGTGTGAAGGGAAATCATCGCGACACGTATTTTTCATCAGAACACTTTAAAGACGCACCGGCTGTTTAACTGGTACAAATTTATTTAAATTAGTGTGCTCTAGTTGTTTTGGGTCAATTGCAACGTAGGACAATGTTTTTTTTGCCCTGTATAATCTGGCGCTTAATCCAAAGTATCTACCACAAAGCGTATAAGATCTTTTATCACGGAACGAGTTAAGCACATCAAAGCGCTGATAACTGTTTTAGAGGTAAATTTGACTACATATAAATACGCCTTCATGGCTTTATTCACCATCTCAATTAGTGGATGTTCATCTCAATATCCCGTGACATTCGATTCATATCCTCAAGGCGCTTCTGTAGTTTGTGGGAATAAGAACTGGGGACATACCCCAATAACTTTAAATTATGACCCATCCGTAAAAGAGCGAGAAGTTCTCGATTTAAGCAACTGTAGTGTGCAGTGGGTGAGTGGAGCTAAAACTAACTATCAACCCGTTAACGTGCAAGAGTTTCCCAACGGAGTTCGGCTTACCCAACAGCGGCCAAATGTACCTGGCTTTAGTGATGACGCTCAATACGCTATCCAATTAGAACAACTCAAGGTCCAGAAGGAAATGGCTGAAGAATTAAGAAAGGCTAATAATGCGAGGCCTGTTATTCAAGACTGTAGAAAGTATGGAGATTTTAGCGGTAGGGTATACCAATTCGAGGGAAGATGCCCTGATGGTTATTTTAACTAACTCAGCACTATTCCACACTCGAGTTAAAGCTCAGGTCTAGCAAACTTCTCCCTAGTCCTGAGCTTTAAAAATACACCACATGATTTATTAGAGGGAGGAGCATTGTTCTCCCCATATCAGATTAGCCCATCCTGGCTGATCAATGAACGGATTCCTATTTCCTTGTATTTCTTCGACTCTATCGTTCCGGCGTCTTTCGAAGTCGCTAGGCGAGTACATGTTATGCCAAGTGAGGAGAGTACAAAGATCGCCAATAAGCGGATCTTTAGTTACAAAGTTATCGTCGACAATTCTTAAATCACTCATTTTCTCTTCA
Coding sequences within it:
- the hsdR gene encoding type I restriction-modification system endonuclease, translating into MEQVSNFDFLKKHQDWLFKLAESAELNFSSDPNTSLIKIRQLGEAIAQSIAARIGVEAGSNVKQVDLLRDLDYNLRLDDNVRDAFHTIRKLGNTATHNFDSTSHRDALKAIMVGHALSMWFHITFGGNAAKGFKIKKFVKPQDPSEYVRLLEEQVEQLKTESQRSSERIKTAEELRHIESEKAVAERERAEQMAEDKAVWEQIALENEKEAAQYKSAAEAANKEYIKSFQAKPKEEQAAELKRIEKSLFEMDEAETRVIIDQQLVDAGWEADTVNIRHADRIVNGKRIPGSKPEPNKNKAISEWPTASGPADYALFIGMTLVGVIEAKKNAKNVYGAIDQAKRYAKGIEDLPVNVEVTQYGEFNAPLTFATNGRAYLKQLEQESGIWFLDVRDKSNRRKALKGWYSPQEIRTYLRQTPQQANAELDDMGFDYELKLRDYQKKAILSVEKSIKDGKERAMVAMATGTGKTKTCIALVYRLLKAERFRRILFLVDRSALGEQATVDFGEVKMESITNSFADTFEVLGIEPDKSAVPFPEDDTKVHIATVQGLVKRIMYPSDNGAKPGVGQYDCIVVDECHRGYLLDRELSETEVKFRDQKDYMSKYRAVIEYFDAFKVGLTATPALHTKDIFGDPVFTYTYTEAVIDGHLVDHLPPTRIHTKLNTDGIKYQVNEEVQVYDPQTHQLDLINTPDELNFDVAQFNRKVIAPEFTKEICRWLIESDSLNPYSEEKSLIFCVTDKHADDVVEALKEACENYLGEVDDDAIQKITGASDKPLEKIRRYKNDRLPNIAVTVDLLTTGVDVPRICNLVFLRRVNSRILFEQMLGRATRRCDEISKERFRIFDAVDIYKQLEKVNSMKPVVTKVDITFTELESEIKDSPDPKLQQLAKDQFLAKLQSKKNYLSHNQHSHFERIVGKPPKEFAQEIKKMKLQDVADWFVNNPGLGELLDMRVKGTGGNNKVVISTHGDEVTGTSTGYGSGQKPEDYLSSFNKFVNANSNRMVAIQTVIQRPWELTRDSLKQLALELEKNEFREEDLKVAWKEVKNEDIAARIIGFIRQAALGEALVPYEQRVDNALVKILNSKPWKTPQREWLETIAEQIKANVIVDESNLNEGIFKQIGGTKRASKLFDQPIVDILSHFNKSIWLEQQQSA
- a CDS encoding P-loop NTPase fold protein is translated as MSDITIDLSTLVGGVRIKKEQLLQQDANKQMDRLLLSMQEGAKEESREGESYNYLKPLRRCNNTIFIHGERGAGKTTYLHSLIERYQRKEDTKAINAIPLPLIDPTLVSTQQHILVDIIAKFTSLVKTSLSHCCDSDKFERFRSKLDALAEGVQLLSGKVTSSQYDSSWFLSKAIDQSSSGIQLEHSIHALVDVMADILDSELFFIAIDDVDTDTKKAHEVLEVIRCYLTHPRLVVVLTGDLKLYSHIVRRAKYQELSLKDSGGDDGTTKQHVDHLEQQYLAKVLPVEQRVNLKKISEVAELHTVNITYSSSTSFEKVEVKELCKKIFSEALNTPADYLKSHLDFVLSLPVRTVFQLLKTMIEFDMIGPEKKIMYSPVTLKSALYHSFVGSLVKLEIDTESLSQTTTDGHTISYEMFKLLHRHGELETGFYVRPDSGYAQNDYNTAKLYLSACIASQFTSSIDSSISEAIKTMLLCGASSNIYMNFVSDRLATEASEQDYIDYIGLNRFENISSFAAHLGPLVIPEEQGKKAIASGIVRTVRGKPSKFNENFFVEVIAPNERLTKLERLISDHHTFEDLSDYVAAKMLLVASHRAQIGSEGRDYISAYRLLAGIAELLTQEHTDVDKLCTIPTYSYPSFFDKGKKGDEYNVDEIDSVSALDQNQNQNQSNDKILSNALQRWVSKYSGQHRLSSLLLGKIWTRLHYCLNQVSESARNKVEYSVGRGDVVLGIVLSRYVWAIINASLIEESRYGYDYNQAVYKAMSKARNVDTSSRELAKNLNEFVSYKSDDSKMPVTMTLISCPLLWPFLGDDELKAIVGKLLAPEEVESFKQFTSVSKPERLKISGLPIVGFFVN